From Mytilus edulis chromosome 9, xbMytEdul2.2, whole genome shotgun sequence, the proteins below share one genomic window:
- the LOC139487616 gene encoding uncharacterized protein DDB_G0284459-like isoform X1 — protein sequence MVGRKWLFTSRKLLCVQTNMCSLKRHWNEMSFQPEKKKSLSDRFGCIPSVGHGQQNDSQNFSKSWKGSGQKNSSFTSSYSRNEKKDPKNTLTVCLKVNRQNKDNSYVNRPCQPLRMECRDKPSEIAKQFSRNGSQDSKENSVNFNHGYGRQVAVKDTCVNGELRNSQDRALRHEIGYTSQTLPLNRIEYNHSSREASALLKTPPKFNGNDSIFTTRTSPQFVGNYSKGSAFQNERYNQLEQEGITNIDRNAHGTNSYRPGGYCNQFPGQVATVPPSSMNRKSPYLESNSTVNNKYTKKALLNTSPQFSGNFNGARQTAPNETQLQNCHAGSRFNNSPPFTQNTPSQANNQGFVQQHPQHIMSQMCTQGYAQRQPQHIPSQTGNPGYATQQPQHTQPQTSIQGYAQQQPPHTPSQTGNQGYAPQQPQPFINSNIRDPRSPGFLQNDLCNARSLQYAPENHGFYGNELTPSYSGQTKSPVDRNKNFINNSNFNVPNQNTGSQHGPYGLINIITPEKPPFQVNKSPIGSKQHAFNHQGQQQMIPAVCENRPCNSPNSPTFSSDSEMSLDSNVLSESSSQGLKEKIKPTGFYNDVEELTKKFFGKCEKLTKTSEDKKTLEKINTQLHTEIITALNSCNQNTVSPDASQIAEEIDQTNNKTCQQDGISPKLVIDESKKEGEDSEQEKFEGRTLLKGGVKPRHVPKMLIDKPGQGPPNDRRTVYMTCRNLLELPLPKWAAEVLGKNVLEHDITNGHNKESKPSMTKNEKTKKEPVATNKLEKRLTEIFNVKDGEKKCIETKVIQKSESMKLNTQDQKKLSNTRKITDSKDVKKYSSDQAKKIQPPKDSKRPVSNGNYKSNKKVKTSEKVDLTLGGTLLAKQKEGNPVKQKQVQKDTINISTSSSYASKNGSRDNSRSRDNSRSRDNSKSRISRSRESSRSRNRSRSRDRHSWKTNKYSESQYKRTEQNNYRSRSRDVRNRSPLSSGKKSNTKHGLDRAVENVTATIKSIIGKDFNWPYNESDNKSFDMYDFRGRDDIGS from the exons ATGGTGGGGCGAAAGTGGTTGTTTACATCCAGAAAACTACTCTGCGTACAGACAAATATGTGCAGTTTGAAAA gaCATTGGAATGAGATGTCTTTCCAACCCGAAAAGAAAAAATCCTTGTCGGATAGGTTTGGTTGTATACCATCAGTAGGTCATGGACAGCAGAATGACAGTCAGAACTTTTCTAAAAGTTGGAAAGGCTCAGGACAAAAAAATAGCTCCTTTACAAGCAGTTATTCAAGAAATGAAAAGAAAGATCCTAAAAACACTCTTACAGTTTGTTTGAAAGTTAATCGTCAGAATAAAGATAACAGTTATGTGAATCGTCCTTGTCAACCTCTACGTATGGAATGTCGTGACAAACCATCTGAAATAGCAAAACAGTTTTCAAGAAATGGATCTCAGGACAGTAAAGAAAACAGTGTCAACTTCAACCATGGTTATGGACGTCAAGTTGCTGTTAAAGACACTTGTGTCAACGGCGAGTTGAGAAACAGTCAGGACCGAGCTCTAAGGCATGAAATTGGTTATACGAGTCAAACCTTACCACTAAACCGGATAGAATATAATCATTCTTCAAGGGAAGCTTCTGCCTTGTTAAAAACTCCTCCCAAATTTAATGGTAATGACTCAATATTTACAACAAGAACTTCACCCCAATTTGTTGGTAATTATTCAAAGGGCTCTGCTTTCCAAAATGAAAGATATAATCAGTTGGAGCAAGAAGGTATTACAAACATTGATAGAAATGCTCACGGGACAAATTCTTACAGACCAGGCGGATATTGTAATCAGTTTCCAGGGCAGGTGGCAACTGTACCACCTTCAAGTATGAATAGAAAGTCTCCATACTTAGAATCTAACAGTACCGTTAAtaacaaatacacaaaaaaagcATTGTTAAACACTAGTCCACAATTTTCTGGCAATTTCAATGGTGCAAGACAAACGGCACCTAATGAGACACAGTTACAGAATTGCCATGCTGGTTCACGATTCAATAACAGTCCTCCATTCACCCAAAATACACCGTCTCAAGCGAACAATCAAGGGTTCGTTCAGCAACATCCACAACATATAATGTCTCAAATGTGCACTCAAGGATATGCTCAGCGACAACCACAACATATACCATCTCAAACGGGCAATCCAGGTTATGCCACTCAACAGCCACAACATACACAGCCTCAAACGAGCATTCAAGGGTATGCTCAGCAACAACCACCACATACACCGTCTCAAACGGGCAATCAAGGGTATGCTCCACAACAACCACAACCTTTCATCAACAGCAACATAAGAGATCCAAGGAGTCCAGGATTTTTACAAAATGATCTTTGTAATGCCAGATCTTTACAATATGCTCCTGAAAATCATGGGTTTTATGGAAATGAGTTGACACCAAGCTATTCAGGTCAAACTAAAAGTCCAGTGGACAGGAATaagaattttataaataataGCAACTTCAATGTGCCTAATCAAAACACAGGATCACAACATGGACCCTATGGGTTGATCAACATTATAACACCAGAGAAACCACCTTTTCAGGTCAACAAAAGCCCCATTGGCTCTAAACAACATGCATTTAATCATCAGGGACAACAGCAAATGATACCTGCAGTCTGTGAAAATAGGCCATGTAATAGTCCCAACAGTCCTACGTTTAGTTCAGACAGTGAAATGTCTCTTGATTCTAATGTTTTAAGTGAATCGTCAAGCCAAGGATTAAAAGAGAAAATCAAGCCAACCGGGTTTTATAATGATGTAGAAGAGTTGACTAAGAAGTTTTTtggaaaatgtgaaaaattaacaaaaacgtCTGAAGATAAGAAAACATTGGAGAAGATTAATACTCAACTCCATACAGAAATTATAACGGCTTTAAATAGTTGTAACCAAAATACAGTATCTCCAGATGCTTCACAGATTGCAGAAGAAATAGACCAGACTAATAATAAAACATGCCAACAAGATGGGATATCTCCAAAGTTGGTCATTGATGAAAGTAAAAAAGAAGGGGAAGATAGTGAACAGGAGAAGTTTGAAGGGAGGACACTACTAAAAGGTGGTGTGAAACCCAGACACGTTCCAAAAATGTTGATCGACAAGCCAGGTCAAGGTCCACCAAATGACAGAAGAACAGTTTATATGACTTGTAGAAATTTATTGGAATTGCCATTGCCCAAGTGGGCAGCTGAAGTTCTTGGAAAAAATGTTTTGGAACATGATATAACAAATGGACATAATAAAGAAAGTAAACCCTCCATGACtaaaaatgagaaaactaaaaaAGAACCAGTAGCAACAAATAAACTTGAAAAAAGGCTAACGGAAATATTTAATGTAAAAGATGGAGAGAAGAAATGTATTGAAACAAAGGTGATTCAGAAATCTGAGAGTATGAAATTAAATACCCAAGACCAGAAAAAATTGTCCAACACAAGAAAAATTACTGATTCAAAAGATGTGAAAAAATATTCTTCAGACCAAGCAAAGAAAATTCAGCCACCTAAAGATTCAAAGAGGCCTGTATCAAATGGAAATTATAAATCCAATAAGAAAGTTAAAACAAGTGAGAAAGTGGATTTGACTTTAGGGGGAACTCTTCTTGCTAAACAGAAAGAAGGCAATCCAGTTAagcaaaaacaagtacaaaaagaCACCATTAATATTTCCACTTCATCCAGTTATGCCAGTAAGAATGGGTCTAGAGATAATTCAAGGTCAAGAGATAATTCAAGGTCAAGAGATAATTCAAAGTCTAGGATTTCAAGGTCGAGAGAAAGTTCAAGGTCCCGCAATAGGTCAAGATCAAGAGACAGACATTCATGGAAAACGAACAAATATTCAGAGTCGCAATACAAACGTACGGAACAAAACAATTACAGATCAAGGTCACGTGATGTTCGTAATCGTTCACCTTTAAGCAGTGGGAAAAAATCTAATACCAAGCATGGACTTGACAGAGCAGTTGAAAATGTAACAGCAACTATTAAAAGTATTATTGGCAAAGACTTTAACTGGCCTTATAATGAAAGTGACAATAAAAGTTTCGACATGTATGATTTTAGGGGACGTGATGATATTGGTAGCTAG
- the LOC139487616 gene encoding uncharacterized protein DDB_G0284459-like isoform X2, which produces MSFQPEKKKSLSDRFGCIPSVGHGQQNDSQNFSKSWKGSGQKNSSFTSSYSRNEKKDPKNTLTVCLKVNRQNKDNSYVNRPCQPLRMECRDKPSEIAKQFSRNGSQDSKENSVNFNHGYGRQVAVKDTCVNGELRNSQDRALRHEIGYTSQTLPLNRIEYNHSSREASALLKTPPKFNGNDSIFTTRTSPQFVGNYSKGSAFQNERYNQLEQEGITNIDRNAHGTNSYRPGGYCNQFPGQVATVPPSSMNRKSPYLESNSTVNNKYTKKALLNTSPQFSGNFNGARQTAPNETQLQNCHAGSRFNNSPPFTQNTPSQANNQGFVQQHPQHIMSQMCTQGYAQRQPQHIPSQTGNPGYATQQPQHTQPQTSIQGYAQQQPPHTPSQTGNQGYAPQQPQPFINSNIRDPRSPGFLQNDLCNARSLQYAPENHGFYGNELTPSYSGQTKSPVDRNKNFINNSNFNVPNQNTGSQHGPYGLINIITPEKPPFQVNKSPIGSKQHAFNHQGQQQMIPAVCENRPCNSPNSPTFSSDSEMSLDSNVLSESSSQGLKEKIKPTGFYNDVEELTKKFFGKCEKLTKTSEDKKTLEKINTQLHTEIITALNSCNQNTVSPDASQIAEEIDQTNNKTCQQDGISPKLVIDESKKEGEDSEQEKFEGRTLLKGGVKPRHVPKMLIDKPGQGPPNDRRTVYMTCRNLLELPLPKWAAEVLGKNVLEHDITNGHNKESKPSMTKNEKTKKEPVATNKLEKRLTEIFNVKDGEKKCIETKVIQKSESMKLNTQDQKKLSNTRKITDSKDVKKYSSDQAKKIQPPKDSKRPVSNGNYKSNKKVKTSEKVDLTLGGTLLAKQKEGNPVKQKQVQKDTINISTSSSYASKNGSRDNSRSRDNSRSRDNSKSRISRSRESSRSRNRSRSRDRHSWKTNKYSESQYKRTEQNNYRSRSRDVRNRSPLSSGKKSNTKHGLDRAVENVTATIKSIIGKDFNWPYNESDNKSFDMYDFRGRDDIGS; this is translated from the coding sequence ATGTCTTTCCAACCCGAAAAGAAAAAATCCTTGTCGGATAGGTTTGGTTGTATACCATCAGTAGGTCATGGACAGCAGAATGACAGTCAGAACTTTTCTAAAAGTTGGAAAGGCTCAGGACAAAAAAATAGCTCCTTTACAAGCAGTTATTCAAGAAATGAAAAGAAAGATCCTAAAAACACTCTTACAGTTTGTTTGAAAGTTAATCGTCAGAATAAAGATAACAGTTATGTGAATCGTCCTTGTCAACCTCTACGTATGGAATGTCGTGACAAACCATCTGAAATAGCAAAACAGTTTTCAAGAAATGGATCTCAGGACAGTAAAGAAAACAGTGTCAACTTCAACCATGGTTATGGACGTCAAGTTGCTGTTAAAGACACTTGTGTCAACGGCGAGTTGAGAAACAGTCAGGACCGAGCTCTAAGGCATGAAATTGGTTATACGAGTCAAACCTTACCACTAAACCGGATAGAATATAATCATTCTTCAAGGGAAGCTTCTGCCTTGTTAAAAACTCCTCCCAAATTTAATGGTAATGACTCAATATTTACAACAAGAACTTCACCCCAATTTGTTGGTAATTATTCAAAGGGCTCTGCTTTCCAAAATGAAAGATATAATCAGTTGGAGCAAGAAGGTATTACAAACATTGATAGAAATGCTCACGGGACAAATTCTTACAGACCAGGCGGATATTGTAATCAGTTTCCAGGGCAGGTGGCAACTGTACCACCTTCAAGTATGAATAGAAAGTCTCCATACTTAGAATCTAACAGTACCGTTAAtaacaaatacacaaaaaaagcATTGTTAAACACTAGTCCACAATTTTCTGGCAATTTCAATGGTGCAAGACAAACGGCACCTAATGAGACACAGTTACAGAATTGCCATGCTGGTTCACGATTCAATAACAGTCCTCCATTCACCCAAAATACACCGTCTCAAGCGAACAATCAAGGGTTCGTTCAGCAACATCCACAACATATAATGTCTCAAATGTGCACTCAAGGATATGCTCAGCGACAACCACAACATATACCATCTCAAACGGGCAATCCAGGTTATGCCACTCAACAGCCACAACATACACAGCCTCAAACGAGCATTCAAGGGTATGCTCAGCAACAACCACCACATACACCGTCTCAAACGGGCAATCAAGGGTATGCTCCACAACAACCACAACCTTTCATCAACAGCAACATAAGAGATCCAAGGAGTCCAGGATTTTTACAAAATGATCTTTGTAATGCCAGATCTTTACAATATGCTCCTGAAAATCATGGGTTTTATGGAAATGAGTTGACACCAAGCTATTCAGGTCAAACTAAAAGTCCAGTGGACAGGAATaagaattttataaataataGCAACTTCAATGTGCCTAATCAAAACACAGGATCACAACATGGACCCTATGGGTTGATCAACATTATAACACCAGAGAAACCACCTTTTCAGGTCAACAAAAGCCCCATTGGCTCTAAACAACATGCATTTAATCATCAGGGACAACAGCAAATGATACCTGCAGTCTGTGAAAATAGGCCATGTAATAGTCCCAACAGTCCTACGTTTAGTTCAGACAGTGAAATGTCTCTTGATTCTAATGTTTTAAGTGAATCGTCAAGCCAAGGATTAAAAGAGAAAATCAAGCCAACCGGGTTTTATAATGATGTAGAAGAGTTGACTAAGAAGTTTTTtggaaaatgtgaaaaattaacaaaaacgtCTGAAGATAAGAAAACATTGGAGAAGATTAATACTCAACTCCATACAGAAATTATAACGGCTTTAAATAGTTGTAACCAAAATACAGTATCTCCAGATGCTTCACAGATTGCAGAAGAAATAGACCAGACTAATAATAAAACATGCCAACAAGATGGGATATCTCCAAAGTTGGTCATTGATGAAAGTAAAAAAGAAGGGGAAGATAGTGAACAGGAGAAGTTTGAAGGGAGGACACTACTAAAAGGTGGTGTGAAACCCAGACACGTTCCAAAAATGTTGATCGACAAGCCAGGTCAAGGTCCACCAAATGACAGAAGAACAGTTTATATGACTTGTAGAAATTTATTGGAATTGCCATTGCCCAAGTGGGCAGCTGAAGTTCTTGGAAAAAATGTTTTGGAACATGATATAACAAATGGACATAATAAAGAAAGTAAACCCTCCATGACtaaaaatgagaaaactaaaaaAGAACCAGTAGCAACAAATAAACTTGAAAAAAGGCTAACGGAAATATTTAATGTAAAAGATGGAGAGAAGAAATGTATTGAAACAAAGGTGATTCAGAAATCTGAGAGTATGAAATTAAATACCCAAGACCAGAAAAAATTGTCCAACACAAGAAAAATTACTGATTCAAAAGATGTGAAAAAATATTCTTCAGACCAAGCAAAGAAAATTCAGCCACCTAAAGATTCAAAGAGGCCTGTATCAAATGGAAATTATAAATCCAATAAGAAAGTTAAAACAAGTGAGAAAGTGGATTTGACTTTAGGGGGAACTCTTCTTGCTAAACAGAAAGAAGGCAATCCAGTTAagcaaaaacaagtacaaaaagaCACCATTAATATTTCCACTTCATCCAGTTATGCCAGTAAGAATGGGTCTAGAGATAATTCAAGGTCAAGAGATAATTCAAGGTCAAGAGATAATTCAAAGTCTAGGATTTCAAGGTCGAGAGAAAGTTCAAGGTCCCGCAATAGGTCAAGATCAAGAGACAGACATTCATGGAAAACGAACAAATATTCAGAGTCGCAATACAAACGTACGGAACAAAACAATTACAGATCAAGGTCACGTGATGTTCGTAATCGTTCACCTTTAAGCAGTGGGAAAAAATCTAATACCAAGCATGGACTTGACAGAGCAGTTGAAAATGTAACAGCAACTATTAAAAGTATTATTGGCAAAGACTTTAACTGGCCTTATAATGAAAGTGACAATAAAAGTTTCGACATGTATGATTTTAGGGGACGTGATGATATTGGTAGCTAG